From the genome of Roseivivax sp. THAF197b:
GTGACGCTGACCGAGACCTCGCAGCGGGTTCCGTAGCGCACGGCATTGCCAATGAGGTTTTCCAGCGCGCGGCGGATGGCGACCGGGCGCAGGGCCACCTCGCCCGCGCCCTCGACCTCCCGAAGCGTGACAGCGCGGCCCGCACGCTGAGCGTCCTCCACGACGCGGGTGGCCAGCTCCACGGGATCGGTGGGCTCCGGCGCGCCCGCTTCGGCATTGTCGCGCGCGAACTCGAGGAAGGCGTCGATCAGACGCTCCATCTCGGCCACATCACCGAGGAGCGGTTCGCTCTCGGCCTCGTCCAGCATCGACAGGCCCAGCTTCAGCCGCGTGATCGGCGTGCGCAGGTCATGACTGACACCCGACAGCATCATGGTCCGCTGCTCGATCTGGCGCTCGATGCGCGCGCGCATGTCGAGGAAGGCATGCCCCGCATTGCGCACCTCGACCGCGCCCGAGGGCGAATATGGCGCGTGCCGCCCCCGTCCGAAGGCCTGTGCGGCATCGGCAAGCCGCGTGATCGGGCGCAACTGGTTGCGCAGATAGAGATAGGCGATGGCCGTCATCAGCACGCCGAAGAAGATCATGTAGACCAGAAGCTGGTGCGGATTGGAGGCCGAAGCCCGATCCCGGTCGAAGGTGACCTCGATTAGCCCGTCCGCCCGGCGCAGATAGACGAAGACTTCCTGATCGTTGGGCAGCCTTGCGGCCACGAAGTTCGGCAAATTCTCCGACAAGGTGCGATTGACGACGAGCGCGGAGAAGTCGAACCAGCGACGCCCGGTGCCGGTCGGAAGGTCCGCCTCCGTGATCGGGCGGACCTCGAAATCGAGCATCACCTCCCGGAACGCATTGTCCCGGGCCAAGGCGACACTCATCGCCCGCGCCACCTCGCTCGACATCTGGCGGGTGACTTCCTCGAAATGTCGCTGGATGAAGATGACCGAGATGACAAGCTGCAGCGTGACCACCGGCAGGATCAGGATCAGGAAAGCCCGGCCGTAAAGACCGCGCGGCAGGTAGCGTTTGAGCCATTCGAAAGACATGGTTATTGCTAGCGCAGCGCGCGCGCCGCCGCCATCGCGAAAGGAGCCCTGCCCGATGTCAGATCCCGCCTCTTCCGGTGCCGCCTCCCCGCCGCATGGTGTCGCGGAGACGCTGGCACCCCGGCTGAGGCGCGTTCTGGCGCCCAACCCATCGACGATGACCCATCAGGGCACCAATACCTACCTTCTGGGCGAGCGGCAGGTGGCGATCATCGATCCCGGGCCGGACGATCCCGCCCATCTCGAGGCGATCCTCTCCGCCGTGCCGAAAGGCGGCGAGATCAGCCATATCCTCGTGACCCACGCACATCTCGATCACACCGGTCTCGTGCCGCGTCTCAAGGCCCGGACAGGCGCGCCGGTTCATGCCTTCGGCGATGCCTCCGCGGGGCGCAGTGCTATCATGCAGGACCTCGCCGCACGCAGCGATGTCGGGGGTGGCGAAGGTCAGGACCGGGCCTTTGCTCCGGATCATCTCCTTGCTGATGGCGATGTCCTGGAAGGCACCGATTGGCAACTGACCGCACATCACACGCCCGGCCATACCGGGAACCATCTCGCCTTCGAATGGGAAGAGGCATTGTTCGTGGGCGATCTGGTCATGGGCTGGGCCAGCTCGCTCGTCTCGCCCCCCGATGGCGATCTGACCGATTTCATGACCTCGCTGGAGCGGTTGGGCCGACGTGACTGGCAGCACTTTCATTCCGGTCATGGCCCGGTCATCGAGGCCCCCAATGCGCGCCTTGCCGAGCTGCGCGATCACCGGCTTGGCCGCGAGGCCCAGATCCGTGCAGCACTTTCGAAACAATCGGGCACCGCCCGCGCCCTGGCAGAGCGGATCTACACTGATATCCCGCCCGCGCTCCTGCCCGCGGCTTCCCGGAACGTCCTCGCGCATCTCATTGATCTCTATTCCAAATCCGAGGTCCGCCCGCTTGGTCCATTGTCCGCGGACGCGATTTTCGAACTTTCCTGACCGAGGTGCGATTTTTTCCGCTCGCCCCTCTGGACGCCCGGAATCGCTGTTGCTATACGCACCTCGTGTTCCGGCGTAGCTCAGCGGTAGAGCAGTTGACTGTTAATCAATTGGTCGTAGGTTCGATCCCTACCGCCGGAGCCAATCACCCAGCAAAGGGTTGATTTAAAAAGAAAAAGCGGTCCCTCGGGGCCGCTTTTCTCGTCTCGGACACCGAAACTGACACACCCATCACACACTCCGTACACAGCGGAGTCACACGGGAGTCAGACCCAGTGCCGAAGCACCGCCATACCGCCATCCCCCATCTCGAACTGCGCGCTCAAGGATATGTCTGGAGGCGCCGTCTTCCCCGCGATCTGATTCGTGAGAGCGCCCCGATTCCCGTTTTTCGGCCTATTTCGATCATCCCCCAAGCCTCTGAATTTGTAAGGAAATCCCGCAATTCGAGTCAAACTTCGGGAAATTCGATTCAAACCGGGAAAAAAATTTCGACAGGAAAAACGCTGACGGGCCTTAAAAATAGAGAGTCAAACCAAACCGCCCCGAAAATTGCGAAATCTACGCACTTTATTTCTTTGCGGACACGCGATTACGACGTCGCCGCCGAGCGGGCCCGACGGCTCACGGCGCTGAGTGACCAGATCTTTCTATTCGCGACGACAACGATGTCCCTGACCGCACAAGACACATCGAGACTCCTCACCGAATTGGCGCGGTTCGAAATCGCGGCCGCGGATGCCATGCGCGCATCCGAGGATCCGCGCTCCGCCCTGGCGGCGCAGGCCTCTCTCGATCGCGAGCGCGCCATCCAGGACTGCCTGCGGGATGCCTATTTCCGGCGGGATTACTCGGTCGTGGAGGAGCCTCTCCGCGCTGTGGCTCAGAACATCGGTGTTGCTCTTCCAGACTTTGCGTCTCCTGACGCGCGATGGATCGCACACGAAGCCACGCGCGTCCTGCTCGATGTGAGCCAGGAACGCGAGCGGCGCGACCGGGGCGAGTTCTCGCAACCCAGCCCTTATTTCCAGCGCGCTCTGGGGTCCGGTCCAATCCACGCGCCCGATCAGCACGTTCAGGCCGAAATCCCGGCAGCCCTGCGTGGTGCCTTCGCATCCACGCGTCACGACGAAATGCAAATGAATGAGGACGATATGTTGTTCCCAAGACCAGCCTTCATAAAGCCGAAATCGACATCAGAGGCATCGCAGGACACCACACCGAAACCGGGCGCAATCCGTGCGTCGCTCAAGGAGCATGGTGTGCTGTCGATCCTGTCTGAAGACAGAATCCAGCTTCTCGAGAAAGGTCCCTCGATCACTATCTCGGAGGCCTTCTCCGTCTTTCTCGAGCTCAAGACGCAAGGATGCCACGACAACTGGGAAACAAAGCAAAAACCGAACAAGTCGGTCGGGCAGAAGTGGCAGAAGTCATCGGCCGGCGCGCTCCGGACCGGTCAAAAGATCTGGATCGACTTCCTCGGGGACGTGCCGTTTTCGGAGGTGGAAGAGGACGCGATCGATGAGGCGGTCGCAAAGATGTTCGATATTCCGAAGCATCACGGCAAAGGCGGTTTTTACCGCCCGGTCAACGGCTACGTTGACCTGATCGAACGGGCGCGTGCCAAGGAAGAGGAGGACATGAACGCGGTCGAGCGGACACTCCGGGACGAGGGCTGCGATGATGACACCTTCATCGAGGACCGGCGCCGCGAAAAAGCAATCCCGACCATGCGCGCCGACACCTACATGCGCCATGTGAGGGCACCGAACAAGGTGGCCAAGATGCTCCTTGCCTTCGGCGTGATCGACAAAAACCCGTTCCGGCACTGTACCTTCACCAATGACGAGGAGCGCCGCCTTAAGAAGACAGAGGCGAAGATCGCGCGTCAACGCTGGGATGACAGGTTCTTCCAGCTTCTCGAGACGCCGGTGTTCCAGGGCAAGGCAAACGGCATCGACGACCCGCTGTTCTGGATCCCGCTGATCGCCGATCTTCAGGGAGCTCGGAGCGAGGAGGCGGCACAGCTGGGGCCGGATGATTTCGGAAAGGAGGATGGCATTCCCTTCATGCACATTCGCCAGGCACCGGGCAATAACGTGAAATCCGAAAGTGGCGACAGAAAGCTGCCCATCCACCCTGCCCTCATCGACCTCGGGCTTCTCGACGTCATGGAGCACGCCCAGGCGAAAGGTCAGACCCGTATTTTCCCGTCGCTCAATCGCGGAAAGACCAAGGAGACCTTCACCGAAAATTTCACCAAGGCCTTTGGCTATTACCGCAGGACCCATGGCGTCTACTGGCATGGCCTCGATCTCCACGCGCTGCGGACGACGTTCCATTACCAGCTGATGAAAAACAGCTGCCCTGGCTACATCAAGCGCAACCTCATGGGCCACGAGCCCCTCGATGAGGGCGAGAAGTCTTACGCGCAGGACGGTATCCCGCTGCCGACGCTGCTCGAGCATGTCGCCAAGGTTCCATTCGATGTCGGGCGAGTGGTCAGCCCCGTGCGGACCAAGGGGCTCACTGCGACCGCCATTAAGGCCGCTCAAACGGGCTTGAGGATGGTCAAGGCTTCCTGAACCCATCGGTCGGTGCCGAGGTGCTCGGCACCGACCTCAAAACCAACCGGCTCTCCTCAGGAAGCCGTCATCCAAATCTCGCGAAGAAAGGAGCCAATATTAAGCTCAAATATCAACTCGGCCTGCTTGATACCGCCTGCATCGTGAAAGACGGAGCAAATGTCAGCAAGGCCGCGTTCATTGACCTGTTGCGTCGACTTCTGCCCATTGGCGACCCAAGGGACATTACCCCGAGAAGCTTGAATTGCTGCTCGAAGCCATCGCCTGGCCAACGCCTGCGTCCTGGGAGTTTCAAAATATCGAAACCATCCAGGACATCCTACAGGCGGCGCACCGTTGTTCTTAGGGCCCTCGAAGTCATTCATCGACACCCTGCGGACCCGTGGTGATGATCAGGCGGACTTGGCGCAACCCGATGCGTTCGAGGAGATCCAAAAAACGAAATCAACGAGACGACCAACAAGAACAAAGAGGGCAGGCAGCATACTTCTTCCACCTCCGAACAGAAAATTTCTTTTGTGGGAAAATGAAGGATATAGCTTCCGTCTTCTCCCGGAAGAACAATTTCCTATTCAAGGAGCTTGCTCGCACCCTTGGCAACCCAAAGCAAAAATTGTCCTATCAAATGGAGAACATCATGGACTTGAAAATTGTAAAACTGACCGACCAAACCTTCGCTTTGGCAGAAGTTCACACCAATCAAGGTGTGATTCAAATCGAGGCTGAAGTTATGTCTGGAGGGCTTCCCGCCGAAATTGGCAGCATCACCTGGAAGGAAAGTGGTGAAGACGCCCTGCTGCATATCGCCAACTGCCTTGATGAAGTACGGAAAACCATTTCTTCCGCCGCGAACGAAATTTTGGGCTGAACAACCTCTCGTCTTTCGTGTCAAGAACATTGGGCGGCCCTCGTGGGACGCCCTTTATTGTTCTCATTGAGTACACTTACCCAAGAATATTAAATATGATTCTCAGAGCCAGTGGTGCGCTTTATTCCTTGCATAGCTTTCAATCCCAGAATTACTGAGGCCAAAAATGTGTGCACTTAAAACTTTCAGTAGGTAATGTGCCGATAACGCAGTGCCAAAAATTTGAAGCTGCGTTGCGTTTTCTTTTTTCGACGCTTCAATCGAAAAACTTTGAACATGGCTTCTGCACACTGCGTACGGATCCATGTACTGCTAAATGAAAACAGAAGGATAGAGAAAATGATCATGGAGCCAACCATCAAACAAATTTCCGAAGAACGCGGATACTCTGCAGCCGATATTTCTGCAGGAAATATGTTTTATAAGCGAAAGAACCGGCTTGAAAATCCACCGGGAGAATTTGACAAGGCAGGACGTTTTGAGGCCTATGAACGGACAGCTTCCGTCACCAATGCACGCACGCCCAGCCGAGCTTATCCATATTCAGAGCTGAAGGCCGCGCGAACGGCAAAACACTGCGCCGAACTTTGCGCAGAAAAGGAGCTGCACACCAAAAGAATATGCCGGGCATATGAAGTCGCTCAAGACGTTGAGGCCGCGCATGACGAGATTGCTTTTTAAAGCACACTAAAGACGATTCTGAAGAAAGTATAATTAAAAAATTCTTCGCTAACACAAATATTGCGAATCCGATTCTATCTGGCCTGAAGCTTTGAATATTTTAGGAATGCGAGCAAAAAGTTAGTGTTGAGAAAAAAGCTCAATTAAAGCAATAATATATTAGATCGAGGCCATGAAAATTTTGCAAATCTGCAGTTGCCGCCAAGGCAATCAAAGGAATATTGCGCGTATAAATTAGACAAGCGCGACTGACCATTTTCAGAAATAATTGTAGGTGCAAGTAACGCAGATAATTTAAGATTTCCTGTCATAAGTCAAAAATTTCAGCTGGTGGCTAATGGCGCTTGGGAAAACCTCAGCGCCATTTTTGGTTCACTCGAAAACTTTACGCCGTACATGCCTACTTCGCATCATTTTCGTAGCAGACTGTTCGAAAACGCAGAATTATCTGATCATCTTCGGCCAAAAACTGGTACCCGGAATTGAGGCCCAGTAGATGACCTGCAGCTTTCTGGGTCTCAGCCCATCGCAACGCTGCTGCGCGTTCGACTTCAAGATTATCCATGATTTTCTTGGGTAGTGGCCGCGCTGTTCGCTCGATACGCTCATGCGCGCTCTCGTTCGCCCGGATTTTTTCTTCCCGCTCAGCGAGGATGCGAAGCATCAATCCTGAGGCATAGTCGGCTCCGAGATTGAGCTTGCGCGAATGTTTCGGAAGTTTTCGTGTGAGAACAGTCAATTCGTCTTCCGACACTCTGCTCGGATTTAGCAACCCTGCGTAATTCGGTGTCTTGGCCTCTTCTTCGACAATCCAGTTGAGACAAGGTGCCCAGAGTTCGTTCGTCGCGTGCCAGGGCGACGAGGCAAACGTCACGGTCGCGGCGAACTCGTTGCTCTTGGGCTTCTTGCCCTTCAGGTTGGAACTGATTTTGATCTCCTTCAGCGCTCCGTTCTTGTGAAAGGCAAAACGGCCCAGCACTGGCATCCGAAAATCGTGCCGCTTCAGCATGTCGCGTATTTCACGCAGGGTCATGTCGTCATAATTTTGAAGAAAACGCGCTGCCGCTGACGTGAGTTTCTGCTTGAGATTGAGCGGTATGCTTGGTGCCGGTACGAGCATGATAGTCTCCAGAAAGGTGTCGGTACTCGGGACATGGGTGCGACTGGTCGAGCGCAGAAATCCGTCATCACGAAGTATGTCGCAACAAATGAGCCGGTAGCGTCTTGTGGTCAGACAGACAGCAATGACTTGAGGTGAGCGCTCAAAGCATTGTTTTTGATGTGCTCAAGGCTGAACGCCCGCTTCTTCATGCTCTGTGTCATTCCAGCTTTCAGCTGTTGGAAGAGCGCTTTCTTGACCGGATTCCTGCGCAGGAAATGTTTCACGGCCTCTTCGGTCTCAAAGACTTTCGGTGCGGCTCTGGATAGCTCAGCGTAAGTCAAACCGAAGTTTTCGTTGTCAATTAGCCCAGTGATCACTGCGCTCTCAAGTCGGGGCACGCACAGGTCCTGCCACGAGACCAGCGCATCTACTGGCAGCCCGGGGAGAGGTATGTTGCATCCAATGATCACGCGCTTTGGCTCCACCGCACGTGCAAGCCGGAGTCGCTCGATGATCTGCCGGGATGCGGCTTCTCGCGCTTGAGCCTGGAGACGACGAATGCGGCGATCGGGATGGCAAGGAACCTTGACGCCCTTGGCACTGCCATCAGTCATTTCGAACGGGATTTCCTCCTCGGGCAGTATCCGCTGTCCAGCCAAGTCCTCTTCGACGAGCTGCAATGGATCCTCGGCTGTATCACCCCAAAGCGCCCTGCCCTTATCCTCCAACTCGTGGATCGGGATTTCCTCGCGTCCTATGACCACGGCGCAGGAGTATTGCTCATAACGGTTGATGCCGAGAGATCGCCCCCCGAACCACGTCCACGATGCGCCGTGCAGGTCTGTGTTCAACATGACCTCGTTCGCCTGCGCCGGCGTCATGCCTTCGAACGAGTAGCCGGCGTCCTCGAAGAACGCTTGAACCACCCTCTTGGACGCGCCAACGAGGACACCGGAGTTCGGACCCAAACGGTCCCGGAGAACCTCACGCGTGACGATGCGCCGCCATTCCTCTCGAAGTATCGGAGACTTGCGCAGTGTGCCTGTCGCCATCCGCCGGTCGTGCACCTGCTGGATGATTGCGTTGGGCCGAAGGAACAACTCGGTGTCTTGAATGATATCACACCCAAGCGCCGAGAGAATTTCTGGATCTGCATCTGCATCCAGCACCAGCAACGGCTCGCTGTGCGGCAATGGCTTTTTTCTCAGGACACGCAGAACGGGCTTCTGGTTCTTGTGATACAGGCGAACACGTTCGCATTTTTCCAATGCGTTGGCTTTGGCGTCGGCCAGCATGTCCCAGAGGGCAGCCAATCGGATGGACATCTGGTGATTGCGCTCGACCTGATCCAAAAGCGCCGACTGTGTACGACTATCTTGGTCTGGAGCGAAGTCTGGTATCTTCGACGTCGCTTCGCGCTCCAATTGGGCAAAAGCTCGGTAGTCCGCGGACGAATACTCCAAAGACATTGGCCCGCTTCCATTTTCAAGCGACCCAATAACGTCTTTAGCAGCTTTGAGGAGATCGGCTTGCGGACCATTCTTGGCGCGCGGGAGGTTTGCTCTCGGCGTGCGAAATGTCTCTGCTTCAATATCCAAGGGCTTTACGAACCCTTGCCAAAACGTCTCATCCACAACGCGCTGGTCAGGCTTTGCTTGGTCGGGGTTGGGAAGCTTGAAATATGTCGTGGCGAGGAAGCGATGTGACGTCTGATCTTTGAACTGCCCGAGATACGCACACCACTCGAAATGCGGGCAGCGCGTCACGTTCCCCTCGTCGTCTTCGCGTTCGCAGAAGTTTTCTCGAACAGATATTCCCAAACGGCTGGCACGCTCAACGGTTTCTGCCTTTGCGCACATCGGGCCATCTCCATCCGGCTGCATCGCGGAGCGTCCGCGGATCGCTTGTGCGGCTAAGCCCAACTCTGCCGCCTCCTGCGCCGCTTCCTCGGCAAGCGAGAGTGTCGGCACATGGAATGCGACAAGTCTCGGATCCCCGGCCACGGCGCACGCTGCCATGAGCTTTCGTTGTCCCGTACTCTTCCCGGATCCAGGGCTGGCCCGCACGATCGCCGTGGGAACTCCGTCGCCATCTCGCGGCGCTTGCTTCAGAACGAAATCCGCAGCCTGCAGCGCCTGGCTGAGCTGATTTTCAGCCTCCGCCAGCGGCGTGAAGCGCGTTTCCTTTGCAGAGACGCAAACAGCATACGCCCCCGCTCCACCGAAGCGTCCATTCCGATCACGCTTGATCACCGTGTCTGTCTTCAAGTCCATCGTCAGTCTCCATTTCTGATCTGACGAGAACGTTGGTCCGGTATGGAAAACACGGAAGAAAAAGTTGGATCCGGAAAAAGGGTGTCATCCCGGTAGTGAATATCTTCTACCGGCGCGACACCTTTTCGACCCTGCGCTGAGAACGGAAGTTCAAGCAAATTATTCGTATTATTGGAAATTTCTGCGCCGAAAATTTTCGTGACCGTCTCATGGGACCCACTTCCTCCTCGAGATGATGGAGGACACCACATGAAGAAACCCACCTATTACAGCGCGAACGAGGTTGCCGAGATCTTCAAGCGCGATCCGCACACGATCCGCGACTGGATCAACCACGGCTGCCCGACA
Proteins encoded in this window:
- a CDS encoding DUF6538 domain-containing protein, with amino-acid sequence MPKHRHTAIPHLELRAQGYVWRRRLPRDLIRESAPIPVFRPISIIPQASEFVRKSRNSSQTSGNSIQTGKKISTGKTLTGLKNRESNQTAPKIAKSTHFISLRTRDYDVAAERARRLTALSDQIFLFATTTMSLTAQDTSRLLTELARFEIAAADAMRASEDPRSALAAQASLDRERAIQDCLRDAYFRRDYSVVEEPLRAVAQNIGVALPDFASPDARWIAHEATRVLLDVSQERERRDRGEFSQPSPYFQRALGSGPIHAPDQHVQAEIPAALRGAFASTRHDEMQMNEDDMLFPRPAFIKPKSTSEASQDTTPKPGAIRASLKEHGVLSILSEDRIQLLEKGPSITISEAFSVFLELKTQGCHDNWETKQKPNKSVGQKWQKSSAGALRTGQKIWIDFLGDVPFSEVEEDAIDEAVAKMFDIPKHHGKGGFYRPVNGYVDLIERARAKEEEDMNAVERTLRDEGCDDDTFIEDRRREKAIPTMRADTYMRHVRAPNKVAKMLLAFGVIDKNPFRHCTFTNDEERRLKKTEAKIARQRWDDRFFQLLETPVFQGKANGIDDPLFWIPLIADLQGARSEEAAQLGPDDFGKEDGIPFMHIRQAPGNNVKSESGDRKLPIHPALIDLGLLDVMEHAQAKGQTRIFPSLNRGKTKETFTENFTKAFGYYRRTHGVYWHGLDLHALRTTFHYQLMKNSCPGYIKRNLMGHEPLDEGEKSYAQDGIPLPTLLEHVAKVPFDVGRVVSPVRTKGLTATAIKAAQTGLRMVKAS
- a CDS encoding ATP-binding protein, producing MSFEWLKRYLPRGLYGRAFLILILPVVTLQLVISVIFIQRHFEEVTRQMSSEVARAMSVALARDNAFREVMLDFEVRPITEADLPTGTGRRWFDFSALVVNRTLSENLPNFVAARLPNDQEVFVYLRRADGLIEVTFDRDRASASNPHQLLVYMIFFGVLMTAIAYLYLRNQLRPITRLADAAQAFGRGRHAPYSPSGAVEVRNAGHAFLDMRARIERQIEQRTMMLSGVSHDLRTPITRLKLGLSMLDEAESEPLLGDVAEMERLIDAFLEFARDNAEAGAPEPTDPVELATRVVEDAQRAGRAVTLREVEGAGEVALRPVAIRRALENLIGNAVRYGTRCEVSVSVTRNALRLRVEDDGPGIAPDSREEATRPFTRLDPARNQNRGSGVGLGLAIAADIARAHGGVLRLGESETMGGLRADIVIAR
- a CDS encoding MBL fold metallo-hydrolase; protein product: MSDPASSGAASPPHGVAETLAPRLRRVLAPNPSTMTHQGTNTYLLGERQVAIIDPGPDDPAHLEAILSAVPKGGEISHILVTHAHLDHTGLVPRLKARTGAPVHAFGDASAGRSAIMQDLAARSDVGGGEGQDRAFAPDHLLADGDVLEGTDWQLTAHHTPGHTGNHLAFEWEEALFVGDLVMGWASSLVSPPDGDLTDFMTSLERLGRRDWQHFHSGHGPVIEAPNARLAELRDHRLGREAQIRAALSKQSGTARALAERIYTDIPPALLPAASRNVLAHLIDLYSKSEVRPLGPLSADAIFELS